The nucleotide sequence CAGCAACGAGACTATTGCTTCATTCTCTTTCGGTcgtattttctttcttaaattagCAAATGAGTACCataatgttttgaaaatcgtttgtttattgataaaactatttattgtttgtttatttcgcCGTAAAATGATATCAAATACCTCCAGAAAAACGAATTGTGTTTTCTTACCTCCGACTTGAAAGTCGCTTCATATCTGTTGTATATATTTTCAGCATTGGATACATCAGTGTCTCGTTTTTGAACAACATGGTCCtttaaaatgagaaataaaaattgttatcaataaagggcaaaaattactgagcgctgattggttgagagagagggcatttttttcttaatcgagggcatttttagtaatcaagagagggcatgattaccttttaatgattggctaatccgttgcatagcaaccgttcgttatcttgaaattttgattttccttcgtataaattttgccctttattgataaacaagtaatcccatgagacctcgtactattaaggattaattgcacttgagttttcaaaatttttcacgcgactcgggcaattttggaaaattttgaaaactctcgtgcaatcaatccttaatagtacttggcctcatgtgattacctatacaaagcAATCACAGGAGAGGTGATTTCAGAtcgttcttttaattttctaaacGTGACAGGTTACCTCTTCAAGGGTGTTAGCGGAAATTTCCTCTACATCTGTGCAAGTTATTTGCTGGAAATAAAAGAGAAGTTTTTATATATTCTTGATTACACTGTTATTTAAATTGCTAACCACTTCTTCGAGTTTAAATACGGCTCATCGCCTCGTTGAAAGCACCGTGCCAAAAATGAATTCTCACAAAAGTGACATACATTGTAAGAACTTATAAACTACGGCATCCTTACCTttagaaaaaagcaaatgacAAGGACTGTCAGATGTTTGCCAAGTCTTAGGTTTATGTCCATCGAAACACTGCTAGACTTAAACAAACGccataaataaaattaatgactATTTATACGGTTTGTTACTTTTGTATTTAACATAGAGTAGTTTGATAGCGTTCGCACGAGCTATTACCTTTACGGCGTCCAGAGTTATAATAACTTGCATCGAGTCAGTAAATTTAATTGCTTAGGGTTGCCTTTTTTCTGTTAAACAAAGGCACTTAGAATACATTCAagccacaaaaaaattaataattatcatATTTCATTACTGTCGCTTGGAACAGGTGATGGCACTGTAGATTCAATTGAAGCGTCAAGTATTAAACGACATGTTTAAACAAGCGATTAGAGTAATTGAAAGTTAAAACAAATCGTTCATTGTGAAACAATGTCTGTAATAAAGAAGATGACTAAAACGTAACAATATTCAGTCACAATACGAAAAACAGGAATCGTAAACAAACTCTAATAACAAACATAAGGATGAACCAacagcaaaattgaaaaaagaaaaccctaCTATATCGGTTTGACGTCGTACCTCAAggctatttttaaaaaaatatcgcaTTTTGAGACTTCTTCGGTTCTAGATTGCACAAACCCTCACATCGACCACGATACATGCATCCTATGTACTAATCACTTCAACGTAGCTTTCGTAGAAAACTACTGCGGACTAactgaaaacttatcttttttcAGTCCTGAAAGTAAGATTTTCAGTGAAATACAACAGCAACTTTAAGATAACGAAAAGTAATGAATtatgacaacaaaaacaaaaatgacaacaacaaccaTGGCCGGCTTTCATTTGTTATATATAGTGATATACTGATGCATTTGAAGAAAGCATGCAATTGGGtgattcaattttcttttgattctgGCATGCTATAACatctcagaattttttcccttaGCTAAAAGACTGTCTTCAGGATTTCACAACTATGTGCTTCCCTCGAAACTTGGCTCTCATTTTTCAGACAATTATAACCCACCTTCTTGCGTTCAGTATCGAATGTTCACGGGAGTTGCCTAAAAGGTTTTGtgcttttacttttcctttataGCAAATAAACGAACTTTCTGGAAAGGGTGCAAACAAGGGATTACGTGTACCGTGATCAAACCGCTGACCGTTAGTTAACCGCCGGAAAGCCGCAACAGACTGGGAAAGACTGGTTGGAATCGGATGATGAGAAGGATGAGTACAAAGACATTAAGGCGATGAGAACGAATCACATACATAAACATCGACTGTCACACCacaacacaaaataaaagtgCACTGAAATGAAAGGAATCTCGATGACCGAAAAAATCAGCGACCCAAATGCCAAATGAGACCTGCGAGATGGCAAACATCATTCTCTCTTGAAGAATCCACGTTTACTTGAAAAATTCGTAGATGCAGTGGATCCTAAAATTGAGCCAAAAAGAACAACTGACAAACTGATCGCTTACCTGATTGCTTGTTAAATCTAAGATTATCGTATTATGATTAAACAACAATGAACCTTATTAAAGCTGACgaattttttaattagaaacCCTACTTTGTATCGTATTTGTTCTTTTACAATGGCACTTGAAATTCCAGTAAGCCACCTAAAACCACCAGAACTAATCAGATCATTGCCGGCTGTCATTtggtaaaaataaatataaaaggGTTTGAAGGTATCTATGTAAGTGAAATAATATCATCCAATATCATCCAGTCGCCAGCGAGaagcaattaaagaaattgctaaaaaaaaaaacctgaaaaaaaaaaatgaaaaaaaaaaccttgataAAAGCGCTAGTAGCAACAGAGCTACGAAGCCAAATGTCGGGATCGAAGCAAACTTTAGGGGCTTCTTCATTCCTGTGAAATGATTTGTTGACCTCAATTTAATGAAACAAGTTATCTTTGACCTACGGATGGTAAACACATAATGATATGATCGCAGGTAAGGTGTAATTtaagaaattgcagaaaagcAGCCGGGAAAAAAAAGACTCAGGCTTCGACAGAATTCGAACCCAGTAGAGCCCAATTTAGGTATCTGGAGGGCCTACCGACTGATCTACGAAGCCAGACGTCGGGAGCAAAGGAATTTTTTCGTTTGTTATTCGTTCCTGTAAAGGAATCCGATTGCAATAAAATGATTTCATTCATGTAGTTAGCTCGACATTCGTATGTGCGTACATTAAAAAAACTTGACCTAATGTGCAGTTTCATTCAAGTAAAAATCGTAACTTTAAGCTGTTAGCCATGAAGGATTTTAAGATGCTTCTTTTGAGTCAGTCGTATCTTGAATGCTGCCAGACAGAGGTggagttttctatactaatgtctGAGCACTTTGTAGGCTTCGCGCCGTCTGGCGGGACGCGCAATTAAGCACAtagtggtaaagggcccttccgcactagctaccagacgctgacaaaacttttatcccttcaccgaaaatcacatcaaaattttgtGTGCTGCATATATCAGCACCCCCCGGGGAACCCCTATACATAAGAGGGCGAGGATGCCGGGGATTTCGAAAACGACCCCTATATATAtaagtcttatccgtgtgggaggGGCATCAACTGATGTTTACCCCTAAAAAGTaacaatttaaacacaaaaaattgaaaaatcccaaaaataaaaactcctttaTCGATGTGCTCTGAGGCTCAAGTCAGATGATTAAAGTAgtcctagtaatgcttatttcaggtattttattgagcgGAAAACACCCTACAAGGTACCAGCTAGGTCTCTGGTAGTCCACTGAAGTTTGAGACACcgtaaaaggtaccagatcactgattttgacccctgaaaggtacgacaagcatcctcacccatTTCCGATTGCCTGGGCTCTtggcaaaaagtaatacccaagcgtaatataataaCCGAAACAGCTCATTGgtctaataaaatcataaataaagaAGGTAAGAGTGTtgtgttagatttttttttacaaattgtagtgatttatgccaataaacggtggcgacaagcaggcacaccatgtatatttcatagtcgctagcaagtaaattttgccggactttgagttcgtctcacgatagaacaacacaaatacacaaggaaattttacagtaattttttaaccatccttttgtcttttaaaaggtagaagctcagtagattctgtcatatcggtcattgttgaaactgtttttgttttgatgctacttttcgacatagaaaaagtacgtcagacaaaaatattcaccaaaaagtaactatttctttgccagcttcaataatgacaggggattaagtttagatgataaaacaaaggattattttgacggaaataccggaggtcaaaTGAATTCGTTGCATGacgtcacacaactcgggtaatattcacggtgaaaatttgcatatttgagcggtcgaacgaaaaaaatattttctcgaaaattaaaatatattttcaagaaaaaactacaccacaattagGACATGTTGAGCTACAAAATAcgaaagtaggagtgaaagcaagttttgggtgacttgccgctcTTTGTCTGATGCATTTTGACATTAGCTGTTAAGTTGTGCTACAATAAGATTTCTTGTTATATTGGTCTGCATGAGGAATGGTTCCTAATaaattaaagttcacacggcaaccaggtggacaatcagacatggtttaatgctactctggtttacagatttaatgaatgtaacccaAGAAAGAAATAAcgtcttcggttacattcattaaatctgtaaaccagagtagcatcaaaccatgtctaatGGTTCCTAATTCTATTTTCTTCGGCCTATATGGAAATCTAAACATGTGCTGATTTATTGtctgaagttattttttaatcattggtGGTAGCGCAATTAATTTGGATGGATTTCTGGAACACAAAGTTTAAAATTGCACGTGCAGAGATATTTTTCAACTCATTCCGTCGCCGACGTGGTTTGCTCAAGGATTCTTCTCAGAAAGGTAAGAGAGGCTAGtgaattttaaatcaatctTTCACTTTAGTGTTAGACTCGAGCCTGTGAACTCGGCCTTCGAGATTAGGCTCTGCGCCATACTATAGCAGGGTAGAGTTGAGCTCCTGTATTGCCTGATTGGTTATATATATATTGAGTATGAAGAGACCTAAGCtaaaaagaatttaattttctctattcGCCTAACACTTTTAATTTGCCCCAGAGTTGACAGGAACTGACAATCAAACGAGAAGGATATCTGACACACTGCCGTATGTTGTTCATCCGTCGAGGGTCGATGTACTAACAAGGCTACACTCATATTTCAGAGCTGATGTATCTATACTCATTCTTGGCTTTTCATTTTGACTAATCTATGCTACAACGGATCGTTCAGTTTTTCGTGTACCACTCTTTACAATTCGTGAACGAGTGAAAGTAATCGAAAATGGGAGTACCCATCAGCCAGGGAGAAAGAAAGTTCAACGTAAATGCCACGTGGACCTTTTCATAATATGAcattagttttcattttcccactctattaatttgaatttcaaatttaggGAACTTCTTTGTTTACAACTTGTTCGTCGATCAATTGGGGAATCAGAGATATCCATGTACCTCTTAGTAAAATTCATTTACACACTGATGtggaaaaattaaggaaagattctctggaaaaaaaatcaaagtaaacatGGTTGATCTTCAATTATTTTTGGTGTGACTAGTTGCTCCTGATCACTTCcgtagaaaaaaaagcaataaaagaaCTTGaatcattttcatgttttcaggAGCCTATGTCAGGGTTTTATACACGGTCACTCAAATATATCACTTCATTTGTTGCGGACCTTCGATCTATCACAGGCGCTGAACACGATCATTGTAAGTTGAAAACACGATTCGAGATGTTTCGTAAATCGAACTTAAATTTCGTCTTAATTTGCCTCTTGCTTCAATCCACCGCCTCTGCGAGCGTCAAACCCAAAAATTTCAGTGGCGTTAAGTCCAATTTCAGTAACAGTCACGATTTACCAGAGACAGTGGACCAAACTTTTAACATCAACAACTGGGGGCTTGGAAAAATTGAACGAAAACTGCTATTGGACATCAAAGTCAAAGTTGATTCAATCTTCTCCAAATGCAAAGGTATGTTTGAACACCTTAACATAGGCGCGTCGACGGGTAAAATTATTTCCATGGCTCTAGGAAAATTCTTACGCAGCAGCTTCATGATATTTTTGTTGCAATTGTCCCACTTCTGTTTATTGTTATTTCAGCGACCATTTCAGAGTGTCCAAAAGGCTGGGTTTCGCGTGGAAAGTCATGTTACCTCGTGATCGACGTTCTAGTCTTGAAGTGGAGTGAGGCGCGAAGAACATGCCAGAATTTGGGAGGAGACCTTGCCATCATCAAATCTGccattgaaaataaattcatctttGACTTAGTGAAAAAGCAGAAGACAGTCACATCCTATGGCGTATGGCTTGGCCTCTACAGGAAGGCAGACAACAAGTTCTACTGGGTAGACGGCACTCCAGAGGCAGGGCAGTATTCTACCTGGGCAAAAGGGGAACCAAGCTCTTTTTCCGAAAAGTGTACGGTCATGTATGGAGCCACGAGCCTCCAGGGAACTTGGAATGACTTATCATGTAACCGATCGTACTCACGCAATAATCCAGTCATTCTTTGCCAGAAAAAGGCCAACTGAGGTAGCTGCCAATAcctttgtcattgttttttatTAGTGCAGTCAATCGTTGCAAGATTCCATTAGAGATACAGATAACATGACGTATTGCCTGTTAAATCTTTGATCCTGTTGTTGAGAATAAACTTGGTGATGGGTGAAAGCTGACGTGTGTTTCAATCTTAAATTTCCTAGAGTATCTTTTCACTCATTTCAAATGGGATGGGGGAAGGGGACAGGAGAGAAGCACTCATTGAATCACATTCTCCTCGATCttccaaattgaaaaaaataatataaacaaacaaaaaccttaAATCCGCAGGTGAATCAAGAGTCCTTTCATGTTCACTGCAACCAGATCACCTCACTCGAAATATCCATCTAAAATTGACCCCGCTGTTTAATCTGTTTATATGATTCGGAAGTTAAAAAATcgaaaagtttcaaaatatggcgttttttttattacatttcgAACCGCAAAGGAAAGTCCAGTAAGACGTGCCAAAAATTTCGCAAACTAAAACTCCTGCAATTTTGCACTGTTATATTTGTAGGAGCAAGCACCACCCCAGATATGTTTTAATACTAATCAGTCTAATATTTGTAATAATTGACAGAACTGGTTGAGATCGAACTTTGCAAATATCGATGCGTATGACTGTTAAGTCCTGCTTTGACTGTCACTggttttttgtttaaatcatcCACTAGACTAGTATCTCTTATCACCTTGTAAGAATGagtaaggaaagaaaattatcgtGATAGGAATCGGACTCGATcagtaacaaagaaaactatGTGTAGCCTCTAGTCACTCCTGAGCGCTGTCCACTAAACATCTTGCAACATAATaattgtagatatatgaaaatcatttattttttttgagagggcacggcaacgaatcttgcaatctgattggttcttcacccggtcagtattttcctatctctgcccacgggccacggtaacactttcgtgagtcgccaagtacatcccaactttggttgccatttttcataaatatatctcgtttttccggctgggcagtatttttaagcaaacacgtcggtcactacctcaagccgatgattatgaatcctctcttttctctcattcaaatcactttggttgacgtaaaaatattggtttcagaatgaatttgtataaacaatagtgtcattacgttggttgacaagcggcctaaaacccgtctgcaattaatcttaatcgttcacaaaaagtacctagaaagttaaaacgcgaggtatttggttacaattaaactgaacgatggaactttcattcatttaatacctgaattttctcaagcaatttgttcgcctacggcctcgggcagtattttcaagaccgaggtcacagtttttcaccatacggaccgacccttagccggtaaataacatatatatatgtgcactgcggtgaagaaacgcATATAAGAGATTCTCGCAGccatgaacactactgaactagtatttgaaatgagacctgaaaaaaattcagggcCTGAATTTGTTTCTTCcccgcagtgcacatatatgattttcatcacttggatggtttatttggaccaaACATAATGACctgctcccagttggcttgttagctcagttgtcAGAGCgcttcaaatcccgtacgggcctgaatttctttcaggtCTCATTTCAGCTACTAATTTAGTAGTGTTCATAGTTGCGAGGATCTCATATCTTAAAACATCTTGAACATCTTCCTAATTTGTCTGTGGCTAAtttcatttttcgttttaagACTTAAATGGTGGATAGATTTCCAAAGCTTATTGGTCAGTTTTGGTGTAGTTCTGTTGCGTAAAGAAACTCGGACTTACTGGCTGACTACATATCAAGTTTTAAGGGAAGCTGGTCTTGTGATGTTTACAACCAAAATAGCGTCGTAAAAATCATTCATCAAACTTGACTCACACTTCATCTCGTGGCTGAATAAGATATTTACTTAAAGGAAGTTTTATGCAGAACACACCTCCAACATCCAGGCGCGCTTAACCTGCGAGCAATCAGCTCAACGGCCCGAACGGTTTCGTCGGCGGTCGGGATAGTTCGATTTGACGATCAAAGCGAGCCGAGGAGAGGTCTGTGAGGGGACTTGTTAACAGGCTGGGCCAGCGGCTTGAGGATCCTTGCACTCAAATGTGTCAGTGCCCAGTCAAGTATTCAAGTATTCTTAGCACTAAAAGGCACAAAATTTCCCGCCATATTGAGTAGGGATTCAATAGAGAGTAGATAATTTGTGAATGACTTCTGAAGCATTAAAGTGAAGGTTTAAGGAAAAGGAATGATCAGTAGCATGGTATACCAAGATGCTACATCATTCTTTCCAAATTTGCCTCGTCATTccaaaatctgaaatttttcaGCGAAGCTCTATTAGAAGGGTCCCAATGGGATGATGGTTAACGACTAACTTTTGTAACGctaaaatttctcaattttttacgtctgacagcaattttttttttgccaatttttggCGAACTGTTAACTCCGTTGATACCTTCTATTCGATAGTCGAAATGATATTCACGGTTCAGTAGAGCTTTTATTTGCGGAAGAACACACTCGCACACAAAAATTATTGATATACTTGACGTACGACTGTGTCTTCTGTATTTCGGTCAAGGTAACAAGCCTCGGTTTCGCTAGTTTTTACGTTGTTGAAAGCGGTCTTTCATTTGATGACATTACAAGATGAACACGCAAATCTCGCTCGTCATCCAACTATTATTTGGATCACTACTCATGACtgtatttcagttttgaagGACTTTCATACCGCTTCTTCTATTGTAATGGGAATTTTTAGCAGTATTATGGGTTTGATCAGTCATCTTATGACCCTCAGTGACATGCACTCTTGAAGCTCGATACATCTTCATTACTGCACAGGGCtggtttattattttttttttgagagagagGCAGCTGGACGAAATGAGTAAATGCCCAATATAGTGTTATATTCACGACACATTCTCGTGTAAGTAAGACGCAAAAGTTATTTAATTCACCACGTGGTGTGAGGAACAGCAAAAGTACCATCTATTCAGCCCCCACGTCACACCTCTCGACATAGGCATGATTCATTGGCTAAACTTAACTCCCCGATGTCAAACTCGTAACCACGGTTAACCTTTTCACTGTTATGCTatagttatttttaaatattcgtATATCATTGTCATCTGAGCCAATAATAAAGATGAATGCCAGGTCATTTAGGAATCACATAGgaatttgtaaaatcaaaatcaCTCTGATCGTGCCTTTGGCGCGTTTTGCATAAATCGGTACATTTATTGCTGCGAAAAAGCGGGTAGATGTCAGAAAATCCCAACAgtcagaagaaggaaaatttctaACATAAAGTCTACTAGTTTTaggaataaaattgaaattactaCGTGGTATTTCACTTTTCGCTGTAGCGGAAATTGAATCATTTTCTTGTTCAAGTTCTaatttgcttttggtttttttttatcgtcgAGGTATATATATGTATGCAGATCATGTGCTTCTTATACGAACTCATAACAGTAGGTCAGTTCACTTGTTGAAGTCTTCGCATTACTTACTGTTGTTCGGACTGATATTGTCACCAAAATGTTTTGTAGTTGGGTcgtagttttcatttttcaattggTGCGTTTTACTATTTCACGAGACGTCGAGCTTCAAAGTTCCGCCGGTGCTACGTCCGAACTAAGTAACAAGCGTGACCCACCACGTTCTAAATTCGAAATGTTTGACTTCAAAAAATTTGGACCTGGTCCCCAAGTAGTGGAGGATACTTTTAATATCAAGAGCTGGGGGTTCGGAACGACTGAGCGAAAAATGCTGATGGACATCAAAACTAGAGTTGATTCTCTCTCTGCCCAATGTAAAGGTATGAGCACATTTTGGGTTGAATATATTTTTGGGCGATTAAAACTTTTATTATCATCGTTGTTCCAGGGGCCGCTTCAGAGTGTCCTAATGGTTGGGTTCCGTTCGTGGACTCATGTTACTTGGTCATCGACATCCCAACACTGAAATGGAGTGACGCTCGACGAACTTGTCAGAATTTGGGCGGAGATCTTGCCGTCGTCAAAGCTTtcgttgaaaacaaatttatcttTGAGTTGATGAAGAGGCAGAGGACAGTCACATATTTGGGTGTGTGGCTTGGCCTCCACAGAGCAGCAGACGACAAATTCTACTGGGTGGACGGTACTCCAGCGGAGGCATGGGAGTATTCTGCTTGGGCAAATGACGATCCACACTCTGTCACCGAGAAGTGTGCGCACATGTACGGAAACGGGAACAAGCAAGGAAAGTGGAGTGACATCGTGTGTGACCTGAACCAGCAAGCTCTAAGCTATTCTCCAGTCGTTCTTTGCCAGAAAAAGGCTAACTAAGGTAGCTGGTAATCCCACTTTGTTTTGACTACTTAAGTCGTCTGTGAGAGCACTTCATTAAATAAACGGTTAATATGATGTATTgccaattaaaattttgattctaattaaaataaacttggtGATGGATGAAGCCTGACGCACGTTTTCATTCAGCATAGTTTCCCACAGATATCTTCTCGTATATTCCTAAATCAGTGTAAGAAAGTGAGCgcttgcctttttttttttattggacaCTGGGTGGGGAGTGGGGCAGCTGGAGAAGGAGCACTCATTTTGAGAACGTTAGTCCTCGAtataaaaaattagaaaaaatttaatcttgTTAAGTTGAATGTCAATTCATATTCTCCGCAACCGGATCACCTCACTCTGGCCAAATATCCATCTACGAATCGTTTCTACCGTCTAATTTCCTTCATGCAGCTCGAAAacttggaaaattgaaaaatattgcgTTTCTTCCTTATTGATGCTTTCTGCTTGAGCAGcagaaaaattattcatttcgAACCCCGAAAAATTGTCTCcgcaaaacaagcaaaaaaaccGTACGCATATACGCATATCTGCTGAGAGTATAGCTCTACATTTGGAATGTGCTTTTAATATTTAGCTTCAGTGGCAAAACAAATCAGGAACAATTAACAAATGAACAAGCTACCTGTTGGAAAAAATCATCAAGTCTTGCATCTCCTCGCGTTAACAATCCTTCTCAACAGAGTAATGAACAATGTGAAGATGTTTTGAGAGGCTAGAGCGAGTCATTTTGGACTATCGGAAATTTAACATGTCAAACCAGAAATATGCAACCAAAATTCCCATTGAAATAGAAGAACCGTTAGGGAagtcggatcaatatcagtatctgggcaactgcccacctacccctccctaacccaacattaaccttaaattgttgtcaattgactgttgttgagttaggggaggggtgggtgggcagttgcccagatactgatattgatccgggAAGTCTCTAGAAAATGAAATGCCGCCGTGCATAAGGATCCAAACTAAGGCAGAATGACGAGCGATATTTTCGTGTAATGTGATTTAGTCAAAGAACGAAATAAACACATCtgaaaaaaccgaaaaaccgacAAGTCGGAAAACCGTGGATTGTTTCCTAATGAAACTGAAATACCGAGGAGATAGTCATTTGTAAAATGTCTATTTGGGTCTACCTGTATTTTCTTCGATAAATCTTTCCTTAGTCATCGATATCATTTCGACAGAGACAGCTTGGCTCCATAATTCTAGATTTATAAATTATGAAGTAAATTTGTGAGAGCCCGGTGTACAACCAGGGTTGATGTTATTGATAACTCCTTTCCCTTTAACCTTAACCTTATTGTTTTAGAAAGATCGATGACTATGTCCACTCTAATTAATCGCTACTCAGTTTGGTGGGTAACTTTGAGGCTCTTAGTGTTTGGAATACTTGACTTTAGTAGAATTGACTCATTTCCATGTGTTTCTCTTTCGAGGATGCAGCGTTATTTACAGGCGGCGttttatgttttcaaatttacattttttgaatCTCTAACATCAATTGCGGTATAACGTTTGTTACCTCAAAGGGTAATATTTTTTGAGTTCCAGTTACTCTCTTGCTTGCTGCTATAGAATCGAAATAATCTGACTTGTAAAAT is from Pocillopora verrucosa isolate sample1 chromosome 7, ASM3666991v2, whole genome shotgun sequence and encodes:
- the LOC131789117 gene encoding type-2 ice-structuring protein-like, which translates into the protein MSGFYTRSLKYITSFVADLRSITGAEHDHCKLKTRFEMFRKSNLNFVLICLLLQSTASASVKPKNFSGVKSNFSNSHDLPETVDQTFNINNWGLGKIERKLLLDIKVKVDSIFSKCKATISECPKGWVSRGKSCYLVIDVLVLKWSEARRTCQNLGGDLAIIKSAIENKFIFDLVKKQKTVTSYGVWLGLYRKADNKFYWVDGTPEAGQYSTWAKGEPSSFSEKCTVMYGATSLQGTWNDLSCNRSYSRNNPVILCQKKAN
- the LOC131789135 gene encoding lactose-binding lectin l-2, with the protein product MFCSWVVVFIFQLVRFTISRDVELQSSAGATSELSNKRDPPRSKFEMFDFKKFGPGPQVVEDTFNIKSWGFGTTERKMLMDIKTRVDSLSAQCKGAASECPNGWVPFVDSCYLVIDIPTLKWSDARRTCQNLGGDLAVVKAFVENKFIFELMKRQRTVTYLGVWLGLHRAADDKFYWVDGTPAEAWEYSAWANDDPHSVTEKCAHMYGNGNKQGKWSDIVCDLNQQALSYSPVVLCQKKAN